A segment of the Deltaproteobacteria bacterium genome:
GGAACGTGAGGCTTATTCATCCTTTCAATGCGCAAGGCATGTGCTCCAAAAACAGGCTTTGCTCGATTTCTCGAAAAGGCAAGCTCTTTTGCTCTTATGCGCTCTACTATCGTGCGATTTACGGACTCGCAATCGGATTCACCTAGCTCCGGGAAACAGCGCATCCACGCATCCGGGTCTATAAACATTACACTTTCTTCCTCGCCCTGCTCTTCTAGTTCACATGCATATTGCTGCTGCTCTGCAAGTGAAAGATCCTTAGAAGGAAGCGGCGATATGGAATGACGAGGAATTCTCCTAGCCCTTAACTCTCCGCCACCAGAAACGAAATACTCCCAGGTTGATAAATTCGGATAATCCTCAATCTTTTCCACCAATCCAGCCTCCTGCGGATTGGTATACAAATACACTATCCGCTCAATAGCTTTCTCCGCATCCAAGATAACTGTGCCAGCATATCCCTCACACCAAATAGTCCGCTTTCTCCTGCCAAGTAAGCGATTAATCGCATGGGCCGATTCCCGCTTAATATACCCAACAAAGTCTTTAACACATTCAGGATCCTCCACTACCAAAATCCCATGGACATGGTTAGACATAACTAGCATGTGGCATACGGTTATGTCGTAGAGCTCAAAAGCCTTAGCAATGATTCCTTTAAGAATCACGCGCATATACGCCGCTGCAATTAACGGCAAGCCTTCCTCCGCTCTAAAGCTTACTTCCAGGCAAGTGTTATTAACAAAACATCTACGATTTCTTCCCATTGCTGATACACCTCTACGCTAGCAGCCAATAAATGGCGCATTAAATTACCTATTAGGATTTAGTCATATGTGACTCCGAGCCCGCTACGCTCAGCCACGTCAAATCTTATCGGCAACGTTCGCGTCAATGTGGCAAGAAATGAGAAAAAAAGGAGTAACGGCGTTCCAGCTAGAAAAAAAGGAGTAACGGCGTTCCAGCTAAAAAAAAGGAAACACTGGAACGCCGAGGATGTCCCTAAGTAAAAAAAAGGAAACACTGGAACGCCGAGGATGTCCCTAAGTAACGGTAGCTGCTAGATGCTGTAGATAAACGATATACCTAATGAGAATTCGTTTACGGTTGCATCGTCAACCGCACTCGTGTAACTCAGTTTCGGAGTAACCGAAATATCTCCTAGCGCAAGAGCAAAGGACATTCCATAAGTTACATGCATTAAACCACTGTCATCGCTATATACCTTTTCAGCGTTTGACCCAAAGCCAAAGTCAACATAGGGGGTGACATTGAAACCATCGCCGAGAACAGCCCAATTTAGGGTGTGGCTAAATCCGAGCAGATAATATTGTGCGTCAAAAAGATCGTAGTCATTATAGAATGCTAAGTAAGGTTTTAAAATTGTATCCAAGGAAACTGAAGCGAAGTATTCGGCCGTATTTTCGATATCGTCGGAATCTCTAGGGTAAGTATACCAGAGATGCCCAACCCCGAAGCTAACTGGCCCAAATTCCATATCGTAGCGAAGAGTATGGTCCAGTTCTGTAAACTTTTCGTCTTGGTGATCGCCTTCAGCTGGTAGATGCGCCCACACATTACCCCCAAGCAAGCCAATGTCGCCAAGCGCATAGGTGGCACCTATGCTTGGCTGAATGCACGCGCCGTCATGAAAATTAAAGCCGCGAAACATGTAGTCCGACATAAAATCGGAGCTCAACGTTACTTCCCAGGCCTTCTCAGGGGAGTCTGCATAAGCCGGGCTTACCAAAACGGCCAGCATGAGCAGCAAAAACATCCGAATGATAAGTTTTCCTTCCTTTAACTTTTTCATAAATATTCGTTCATCTCTTAAATTGCGGGTAAAATACTTCGGCCAACTGAGCCAAGCTAATCATCGTGCAAATAAACACTACAATGAGTAACGTCAGGTGGCACCAAAATTTTTCGCAGAAAGAAATAAACACTATTTACGCACAAAATAACGATCGTGTAAGCGCTGACAATGTTCTTCCATGCCCATCATGCCGCAGCACAGTTAAATTAGTGCACGCCAACTTTCTTCTTAGTTTGAGCCACTTACACGAATTCTGCTCTAAAACTGACTTGAAAACTATACGACAACGAAAAATAAAAAACCTGGAATAACCTCGACATTACAAATAAAAACAAATGAACATGACAATACTCTCCTATACCTGCAACTTGTAAAATTACTGGAGACACTAGCATCATATTTTAGGATAAGGTATTAAGTTAAAATAAATGAAAATCTTATTTTAGGCTTAAGACGAAGAAAATGAGAAGAGATCTGCAGGGAAAATATGTGGTTATCTCGACGACAGGTGAAACTGTTCGAGCTTTTGTGCCTTCACCACTTCCCCCACGACCAGCAATAAACTGGACGCCTCAGTTGCAAAAAAAATTCGACGAGGCACTTCTTGCGTTAGGGCGCTTGGATAGCGTGTCGGCCTTACTGGGCGATACTTCGCTATTTCTTTACATCTATATTCGCAAAGAGGCCGTGCTTTCCTCGATGATTGAGGGAACGCAGTCTTCGCTTGCCGATCTACTGTTGTTTGAGTTGGACGAAATACCAGGTGTCCCTATTGATGATGTCTCGGAGGTTAGTAACTATGTAGCAGCCCTAAACCGAGGCTTAGAATTTCTAGAACAAGGGCTACCGCTTTCGTTAAGACTGTTTTGTGAGATTCATAAAGTGCTTTTAGCTAGAGGTCGAGGCAGTCACCAATTGCCAGGAGAATTTAGACGCAGTCAAAACTGGATTGGCGGCACACGACCCGGTAACGCCGCCTTCGTGCCGCCGCCCGCAAAGAATGTGCTAGAATGCATGGGCAAGTTAGAGCTGTTTTTACATGACACAGCACAAGTAACGCCGGTGTTACTTAAGGCAGCACTGTTTCACGTGCAGTTTGAGACAATTCACCCATTTCTCGATGGCAACGGACGTCTGGGTCGACTGCTGATTACATTGCTATTGTGTGCAGAGAAAGTGCTAAGAAAGCCAATGCTTTACCTGAGCCTTTATTTTAAAACACACCGCCAGTATTACTATGAGCTTTTAAACAACGTGCGTTTGACTGGCGACTGGGAGGCTTGGCTCGATTTTTTTGCCGATGCAGTTATCGTCACCGCAAACCAAGCGATTGAGACGGCCGGGCAACTTTTTGATATGTCAAAAATGGATCGAAATAAGATCAACACCATCGGCCGCGCTGCGACATCGACTTTAGCAGTGCACCATGCGCTGATGAAGCATCCCATCATAACTCCGCGTGCTTTGGCGAAAAAAACAGGCATCTCCCCTGCTACCGTAAACAAGGCTCTAATTAATCTCCAAAGGCTTGGTATCGTTAATGAACTTACCACCCAAAAGCGCAACCGCATTTTTAGTTACGCCCGATATCTAGAAATAATAAATCGCGGCACCGAATTGCCAAGTAGTTAGACAATTTGGAAAGAGCATTTGGAACAAGACCAAACTATCTACTCCACTACGCAACATAAGTGCCTATCCCCATAAACATTATCCACTCGACGCACTGCTGGCCAGTACTTGTGCACCTTTAGCCAAGGTGCTGGATAAACCGCTTGCTCGCGACTGTAGGGATAGTTCCATTCCTCAACTGCTAACATCTGGGCCGTATGCGGGGCATTTTTTATTGCGTTATTCTGCTTATCGACCTTGCCGTCTTCTATATCTTTTAATTCTTGTCTAATAAGAATCATCGCATCGCAAAATCTGTCGAGCTCCTCCTTTGATTCACTCTCGGTAGGTTCAACCATTAAAGTCTCAACCACGGGGAAGGAAACCGTTGGCGCGTGGAAGCCATAATCCATCAGCCGCTTGGCAACATCAGCCGCCTCAATCCCAATCGCCCTCTTAAACCCACGCAGATCCAAAATGCACTCATGCGCCACAAAACCTTGCTTGCCGCGATAAAGCACTGGAAAATATTTCTCAAGCCTGTGAGCAATATAATTCGCATTTAAAATTGCCACCTGAGACGCACGCCGTAACGATTCGGGTCCCATCATGCGAATATATGCCCACGAAATTGGGAATATACCTGCGGACCCATAAGGCGCCTGCGATACGGAACCAATCGACAACTTGCCCCCACAATCGCTAGCAAAATGCCCTGGCAAGAACTCCCGCAAATGCCTTCCTACTGCAATCGGGCCAACTCCAGGCCCTCCTCCTCCATGGGGAATGGCGAAAGTTTTGTGAAGATTTAAGTGGCAAACGTCTACACCAAAGTCACCAGGACGACACAAACCAACTTGCGCATTCATGTTGGCTCCATCCATATATACTTGACCACCGCAATCATGAATGGCTTCGACAATCTCAATAATTCTATCCTCAAAAACCCCATGAGTAGACGGATAGGTGATCATCAAACAAGCAAGCCTATCCCTATATTCCTCGGCCTTCGCCCTCAAATCCGCAACATCTACGTTCCCTGCGCTGTCACAGCGAACGACAACTACCTCAAGCCCAGCAAGAGCTGCAGTCGCTGGATTCGTTCCATGCGCCGATTGCGGAATTAGACAAATGTCTCGTTTCCCCTCGCCACGATGTTGGTGATAGGCGCGAATTACTAGCAATCCCGAATACTCGCCCTGAGAACCGGCATTCGGCTGCAAAGAGACCGCGGCTAATCCCGTAACTTCGGCCAACATCTGCTCTAGTTCAGCAACTAGTTCTAGCGATCCCTGAGTCTGCGCTACGGGCGCAAATGGATGGAGATTCGCAAACTCGGGCCAGGTAACGGGAAACATTTCTGATGTAGCATTTAGCTTCATCGTACATGAACCCAGTGGAATCATAGACGTAGTAAGCGACAAGTCCTTGTTTTCTAGCCGCTTTATATAGCGCAGCAGTTCGGTTTCTGAATGATAACTATTGAAGACTTCGTTAGTAAGATAAGGCGTGTCGCGCCTCACTTGAACGTCCAAATCGCTACTTGCCGACTCCTTTAGCCTGTTAAAATCTTCCTGCGAAAATTTGCTTCCAGCAAGAACTTCTAAAATCTCCTGCACATCAGACAAAGTGGTCGTCTCGTTAAGAGATACACCGATACTATCGCTCTCAAAGATGCGAAAGTTCATCTTGGCGATGCGACCCTGCTTTATAATCTGATCTCTCTGACTAGAGGATTGAACCATGACCTGCAAAGTATCGAAAAACTGACCACTCTCGCCTAAAGACAAACCAAATTTGCGAAGTCCCGCTGCAAGCAACGAGGTGAGAAGATGAATTCGCTCCGCAATACTTCTTAATCCCTCTGGGCCGTGATAAACGGCATACATCGACGCCATCACTGCAAGTAAAACCTGAGAGGTGCATATATTACTAGTAGCCTTCTCTCGCCTAATGTGTTGCTCGCGGGTCTGTAGAGCTAAGCGAAAGGCCTTGTTGCCAGCTGCATCCTTCGATACGCCGATAATTCGCCCCGGAACCTGTCTCTGGTATTCTAACTTCGTCGCAAAATACCCAGCATGTGGCCCGCCAAATCCAAGCGGAAGGCCAAACCGCTGCGAGCTACCGATAACTACATCCGCTCCCCAAGTCCCAGGAGCTTTTAGAATAGCTAAACTAAGTAGATCCGCGGCAACTACAACCAGAGCATTATGGACATGCAGACTAGCACAGAAACCACTCCAATCCCTGACCTCGCCGTGCGTTCCTGGATACTGAATTAAGGCACCAAATAAACGCTGCGAAAGTTCTGTTTTCCTATCATCTCCGACAACGACGTCGATCCCTAAAGGTTTAGCGCGCGTCTTAACTACGTCAATGACGTGCCGATGCACGTTAGTAGACACAAAAAAAGCATTCTTTGTATCGCTACCCTTAATGCGATGGCAAAAAGTCATAGCCTCCGCAGCAGCCGTGGCCTCATCTAACAAGGATGCATTTGCAAGCTCCATTCCCGTCAAATCAGCTATCATGGTTTGGAAATTTATCAGCGCCTCCATGCGACCTTGAGATATCTCTGCTTGATAAGGCGTGTATTGTGTATACCACCCAGGATTCTCCAAAATATTGCGCTGCACGACTGGAATACTTATGCTTTCATAGTACCCCATTCCGATAAAAGATCGGCTGCAAATATTCTTTTTTGCCTTTTCGCGCAGTTCTCCAAGCACTGCAAACTCGCTAGCCGCTGGCCTCAGATTTAGCGGCTCTTTTGCCCGAATACCACTTGGCACGGTCTTATCCACTAACTCGTCAATCGACGATACGCCAAGCTCCGATAACATGCTCTGAACTTGCCCATCATCCGGCCCAACGTGATTGCGAACGAACGAAGTTGACTGATCCGAAACGAGATTACTTAGAGACTTCATCTAAATACGCCTTATACTCATCGGCACCCATATGCCCTTCAATCTGCCCAATATCAACTGGCTCAATAACTATCATCCAGCCTTCGCTAAACGCCGCCGTGTTAATTAGTTCAGGTTTATCAACAACTGCTGCATTTACCTCAACAACTTTTCCATCGACCGGAGAATATATATCGCTAACTGCCTTAACCGACTCCACAGTCCCAAATGACTGCCCTTTTGTTACCTTTGTTCCAACTTCCGGAAGCTCGACAAAAACGACATCGCCCAGTTCCTGCTGAGCATAATCAGTAATCCCAACTACGACCTTTCCCGCATCAACTCTCATCCATTCATGCTCGGATGTGTACTTAAGTTCAGCTGGTAGACCCATATTTTTTTGCCCTTACATAAAAAGGAATCTTACACACTACTACACTAACTCGTTTTCCCCGTATATCCGCCTCTAACTCAGTGCCAACTTCGCACCTATCTACATCTACAAACGCAAGCCCTACGGGCTTGCTAATACTCGGCGTCTTCGTTCCACTAGTCACTACGCCAACTTCCTTGCCAGAAAAAAGACTTACGCCCTCGCGCACAATTCCGCGGCCAGTGACTTCCACGCCAACCAATTTTCGTGAAATTCCGCCTTCCTTCAGTCTCAGCAATGCGTCCTTGCCGATAAAAGCGGGCTTATCAAACTTTATATATTTTCCCACGCCCGACTGTAACGCGCTCACGTCATCCCGCAACTCGTGCCCATGCAATGGATAACAGGCCTCCAACCTCAAAGTATCCCGCGCAGCTAGGCCAACCGGCTTCAAGCCGTAAGGCTTGCCAACATCTATTAGCAATCGCCACAACATTGGACCTGCATGGTTAAGACAAAATATCTCAAAGCCATCCTCGCCAGTATATCCCGTCCTAGCGATAACCAGCTTAACGCCATTTAAGCGGCCTCCTGATGGCACGTACTCTGTCACGCTAAACGAAGTCAAGTTTGTAGCCGATAATAAATTGTCATGCACTCCAAGAGCATTGCATAATACCTCTTCTGCCCTAGGACCTTGAATGGCCACCTGCGAAAACTCGTTAGATCTGTTCTCGATCTTAGCGTTTTCGTCATTGTGATTACTTAGCCAGAGGTAATCCTTATTAGTGTTAGAGGCATTTACACAAAGCAAATAGGACTCGGGCGCAAGGCGATATATGATAATGTCATCGACCACGCCACCAGTCGTATTTAGCAGCAACGAATATTGCGCTCGCCCTATTTTCAATACCTCTACATTATTGCTAGTAACGCGCTGCAAGAAGGCAAGCGCCTTTGGGCCATCGACGATAATTTCTCCCATGTGACTTACGTCAAAGAGCCCAACTTCATTGCGAACTGCCAAATGCTCTTCCGTTACACCACTGTATTGCACCGGCATCTCCCAGCCACCAAAACTTGTAAACTTTGCATGTAGTTCCTGATGACAGGGATAAAGCGGTGTGCGCGATAGCGTTGGAATTTCAGATAACAAACTCATGAATTAAACCTTCCTACGAGCTGACTCTACAGTATTTGCTAAAAGCATTGCAATGGTCATGGGCCCAACTCCTCCCGGGACTGGAGTTATAGCCTGAGCAACTTCGCTCGCTTCAATAAAATCCACATCACCAACGAGCTCACCTTCTGCGGTTCTGTTGATGCCAACATCGATAACTATTGAATGCGGCTTAATCCAGCTACTCTTAATCATTTTTGGCCTTCCAACCGCCGCGACTAAAATATCTGCCTGGCGGCATTCTTTGTCGAGCTCCAGAGTTTTTGAATGGCACAAGGAAACTGTGCAGTTCCTGTCTACTAACATCATTGCAACGGGCTTACCCACCAGCACTGAGCGGCCAACGACAGTCGCTTTTAAGCCATCTAAACTTTTAGATAATCCGAGCTCCTCGCGAGCGCGATCTATAAGAGCCATAACGCCAAGAGGCGTACAGGGCTTAAAGCCCTCTCGCTTTTCGTCGCCATGATTTCTAGTGCGCAATAAAAGCCCCTGGTTTAGCGGATGCAAGCCATCGACGTCTAAGCTAGGATCTATGCAGCGCAGCGCAGCTAGCTCATCTATCCCATTCGGCAGTGGTAACTGTAGCAAAATTCCATCGAGATTGCGTTCGGCGCTAAGTCCGGCAAGTTTAGCCTGTAAACTTTCATTGGTAATACTTCCAGGTATTACTACGTCAGTTGTCTCCATCCCAATACTTAAAGCTTTAGCAGTTTTGGTTTTTACATAAACTCTTGAAGCCGGATCCTCTCCGACTAGCACCACTGCTAGATGTGGTTTTCTACCCAAAGCAACCGTTAAACTTGCGACCTCAGACTTGAGGCGCCCGAGCACGTCCTGAGCCAATTCCTTGCCACTAATTACTAAGGCAGCCATATGCAAGCATTCATTTCTCAAAAAGGAACAACAGGTTTTTGTAGATTTTAATCTCCAAAGTTACTTACACCAAGCATCACAATTATTCCAGTCCCTAGAAATTTATTATTCGGACGACTCCTTGACGATATATGACTGTTGAAAATAAGCTTAATGTATATTATTGGAATAATAATAGGCATATCGCCTTGTAGTCCAAAGACTCCTTTAAGCGAGGATAAGGCTAATGATTATAGGAATTCCAAAAGAGCGAAAACCAGACGAGAGAAGAGTTGCGCTCATCCCCGATGGTGCGCGGGTATTAACCAATCTGGGCCATCGAGTCCTTCTCGAAACCCAAGCTGGGGCATTAAGTGGGTTTTCAGACGATGATTTTAAGGCTGCCGGCGCTGAAATCGTGCCGGATCTCAAGTCAGTTTGGGGTCAGTGCGAGCTGCTAGTTAAGGTAAAAGAGCCTTCTCCCGATGAGATTGGTTTTTTTAGGCCTGGATTGGCGGTTTTTTGTTTCTTGCATCTTGCTGTTGCACCGGAACTCACAAAAGCAATGGTAGAACAGAAAGTTACAGGCTTAGATTACGATTTAGTGACACTTGATGACGGCCGGTTACCGATCTTAGAACCAATGAGCGTCATAGCGGGAAAACTTTCCATACAATGTGGCGCATACGCATTGCAGGCTAACTGCGGAGGACGTGGCGTACTGCTTGGTGGTGCCGTGGGAGTTCAACCTGGGAAAATAGTAGTTGTCGGTGCGGGTGCTGCCGGAAGCAATGCAGCTAGAGTGGCCTTAGGAATTGGAGCCGAGGTTTCCATCTTGGATATTAACCCCCAAAAACTTCAACCGTTTGCTGAACGAATTCCTCCAACGAAAACTCTCTTTTCTACGCCGGATACCCTTAGACGAGAAATAGCGGAGGCCGATCTGGTAATTGGGTCCGTGCTCGTTCCGGGGGCTTTGGCGCCTAAACTTCTCACGCGTGAAATGCTTACGACAATGAAAAAGGGCTCGGTAATAGTGGACATTTGCATAGACCAAGGTGGTTTTGCGGAGTCTAGTAGGCCCACTACTATTTCTAATCCAACATTTGTCGAAGACGATGTGGTGCATTATTGCGTGACTAACATGCCGGCACTTGTGCCACGAACTTCTACCATCGCACTAACTAACTCTACATTATTGTGGATACAGCGAATTGCTGGCCTTGGAATTACGGGTGCCGTTAGAAAATCTCCACCACTTCGCCGTTCGCTAACGAGCTACAAAGGAAATTTAACTAATGCAGTTATTGGACGAGATTTAAACATGAAGTTCTTAACAGAACACGAGGTAAACGAACTCTTAATCGACTAAGACAAGAAATAATGATTAAGATCAAAGCTAATCTAGCTATAAAAACCGTGCCCTGACGCCCATGACCCCTGCCATAGTACCACAGTTTTCGCTGTGCATGCGACTGGCAGACAAAAATGAGGAAACTTAACTAGCGGCCACGGCCTTCGCTTTCATCGATCTGCCGATAACTGGCGTGTTGATTATTAAGGCGGTACTATTTGTATCGCGCTCCCAGTTTACTTCTAGCTGCTCTCGCTCTAAGACAAAATACTTAGTAATCACCTCCAACAGATCCTTTTTAAATAGATCCATTGCCTGAGGAGTAAGTCCGGCACGATCCTGAACAAGCACCATTTGCAACCTGTTCTTCGCCGTGACCTTGCTAAAGTGCCCTTTGAACAGTATGTTTTTTAAATTACCAATCACTCCTCTTTCCCCTGCTTAAGTAATTTACTTTAATTATTACGGCTACCCCAAATACATTCTCTTACACTTACGCTGCTCTGAGGCGCTTTCCTAACTTTGCCCAAAGCCCCAAGCCGATATTGAGGTCTTCCTGTGGGACATCCGGACTACCTGTCAATCGCTCTGCCACTCTCATATACGCACGGCCGGCCGCCGAAATCTTTGTATTATAAACTACTGGCTCGCCAGTATTGGCAGAAACAATTATGGCATTGTCGCGGTCTATCATGCCAATTTGTTCTATCCCTAAAATGTCAATGACATCCTGCGGAGACAACATATCTCCCTTGCGCACCATGTCTTTGTCAACTCTATTAATCAACAACCGCGCATCGATATTTTGCGCCGACAACAATCCGATAACACGATCTGCGTCGCGAATCGCCGCGACGTCTGGAGTTGTAACGATAATCGCCGAATCAGCCCCAGCACAGGCATTGCGGAAACCTCGCTCTATGCCAGCAGGAGAGTCTATAAGGATAAAATTAAATTCGGACTTTAGCTTATTTACAACATTTGCAAACTCGCGCTCAGTCAACACATCCTTTTCATCCGTCTGAGATGCTGGCAACAAAAACAAATTGTTCGACTTCTTGGACTTTATTATGGCCTGCTGCGGCTTACAAACACCTTTAGCTACGTCGACTATGGTAAAAACTATGCGATTCTCCAATCCCATAATGACATCGAGATTGCGAAGCCCAATATCAGCATCAATTACCAATACTCTCTTGCCCTTAAGTGCAAGTGCCGCACCTAAGTTCGCAGTCGTAGTCGTCTTTCCAACGCCACCCTTTCCTGATGTGATTACAATTGCCTTACCTGACATTTCACTCCCCTGTGTTTTTTCCTTACTGCACGAGCACCCGAAACATAATGGGCCAGACTATCCTTCAAACAAAAAAACTAACTTCTTAGCGAAAATACTCTCGAATTAAACGCCTCTACCACAATGCGACGATCCTCTATTCGCGCAATCTCAGCTCCTCTTCCCCGCTCTCCATTCCCTCTAGAAATCACCGAACCGATTCTAAGCTGCATGGGCTGCATCGACAGCGCAATTATTACTCTGTTTAAACAATCGTCGTCATAAGCTGAGGCGTGCGCAGTGCCGCGCAAGCTGCCAAAAACTATTATATCGCCTCCCGCAACAATATCTGCACCTGGATTAACATCCCCAATAATCACTAAGGTGTATGGAGTTTCTATGCGCTGGCCAGATCTAAGCATGCCATATACAATTCGAGCGTTGGCATCCTCCTCAAATAACTCTTCCTCCCCTAACAGATCAGTAACGCGTTTTAAACTTTCAGCATCCATTACACCGCGACCTTGAGACTGAGACGACACCTGTATTTCGGCACTTAAGCTCGAGTCCTGGTTATGAACACTTCCTCTGGGATAGATACCAAAAGGTTCCAGCATCGATATAGGATTTTCGACACCTTTAGCTTCATCAAAAAAATTATCCGATTTAACTTTTTTCTCTAGCGCGAGATTAACTTCTGCGTGCTCATCTGCCTGTCGCGAACTCTTCCCAGATGTAAGTGTAAGCTTTGGCGACTTTTTCTTTCGACCGGCAATTTCTACTCCGCATTGCTCTCTCAAAAGGCTTTCAAGATGAGAACTTTGCTCCTTAGTCGGCAAGCGATCGAGCCATTCAATCCCTATCTCCCCACCTTCCAAAAAGCGCTTCCGCTCGCCCAAAAAGGATCTTACTTCTGACAAAATATTATCCCAATTAGCCCGACCGTCAATGCGTAAAACCAAACCCTCTTCTGTCCCACGAGCAGTAACTATTTTTGAGTTCGAAGGAGCAATATCCTGCTCCAAACCAGAGATACTTCCAGGCAAATCCATAATGTGCTCCCCAGTCTTTCTGTTAGAACTCAACTCGTCGTCTAGAAAATTAGTCACAAATAATTTCTCCCTCGTTCGCTACTTCAAGTTATTTATAGCAATCGCTCATTTGGAGTCAACAAAATTAGATCTGAAAACGTAGCTAATACAAAAAATGTTTTCTACATTATTTATTCTTAACTTTGAGGGTAATGCGTATTCTGAAAGAATTCGGCCACTGATTCTAAAAATCCGGCCACCTGTTTTTGTAAATACCGCAACTAATAGCGGAGATTAGTTTAAAGGATGTATACCGTTTCCAAAAAGGATTTTTGTAAATGGTATAGCCTCGAACACAATTTTGGTCATGGCTCGCAGTTTTCAGCCTTCAATTTCTACCTCCTGACCATGCTTGGCCTCTATACAGACGCCCGTCAACAACGCCAATTTATGCAATTCCCTGCTATCTCACTGCCGCCAAGCGAATTTATTGCCAATTTCTCTCACTCACAACGCTTCGCCCAGAATTGCTGCTTTGTATGCGGTCGGGGTCGAGAGGAAGAGGAAATGAAAGATAATTATTAGGTGGGTAGTCAAATAAACAAATTTTAGATATATGGCAGGCTATGAACGCGCTTATTTTTATAATGTTCTCATTGCTTGCACCGGCAAGCACGTGGAGATCTGTTGTTTGCCATATGGCACCGATCTTTGAAAAGGAATGCGTAATGCCCAGCATGGTAGCACAACAAAATGCGGAAAAGAAAACGCGAGTTCGCCTTAGCTCGCCGCGGGGAACGTTTAACACCGGATACTACACCCGGCTTGACCGCGTAGAGATTACTGCCAAGAATGTGGGCGAGGTTGGAGCAAGTGACGTTGTTGTTACCGTGACCACGCCGGGGGGAAATCATTATGCACTTTCCGGCCCAAATTCTCTTGCTGCGCACGCGGAGGCTATCTACGTGCTAAGCCTCTCTGAGGTGGTTGCATCCACCAAGGAAATAGAAGCCGAAGTTACTTGCAGCAACTGTTATCGCTGAGAGCAACACATAGAATTAAACGCCCCAAAAAATTACAAAAAGTACCCTCGGAGCCTCTGTGGAAACTGAAGTCGCTTAAAGCAAGGTCGTCTATGCACTAGAAAAACAAGCATTTATACCGCGAGGCAACTAACTAAGCCACGTA
Coding sequences within it:
- a CDS encoding septum site-determining protein MinC, yielding MTNFLDDELSSNRKTGEHIMDLPGSISGLEQDIAPSNSKIVTARGTEEGLVLRIDGRANWDNILSEVRSFLGERKRFLEGGEIGIEWLDRLPTKEQSSHLESLLREQCGVEIAGRKKKSPKLTLTSGKSSRQADEHAEVNLALEKKVKSDNFFDEAKGVENPISMLEPFGIYPRGSVHNQDSSLSAEIQVSSQSQGRGVMDAESLKRVTDLLGEEELFEEDANARIVYGMLRSGQRIETPYTLVIIGDVNPGADIVAGGDIIVFGSLRGTAHASAYDDDCLNRVIIALSMQPMQLRIGSVISRGNGERGRGAEIARIEDRRIVVEAFNSRVFSLRS
- a CDS encoding cell division topological specificity factor MinE — protein: MVLVQDRAGLTPQAMDLFKKDLLEVITKYFVLEREQLEVNWERDTNSTALIINTPVIGRSMKAKAVAAS
- the minD gene encoding septum site-determining protein MinD; the protein is MSGKAIVITSGKGGVGKTTTTANLGAALALKGKRVLVIDADIGLRNLDVIMGLENRIVFTIVDVAKGVCKPQQAIIKSKKSNNLFLLPASQTDEKDVLTEREFANVVNKLKSEFNFILIDSPAGIERGFRNACAGADSAIIVTTPDVAAIRDADRVIGLLSAQNIDARLLINRVDKDMVRKGDMLSPQDVIDILGIEQIGMIDRDNAIIVSANTGEPVVYNTKISAAGRAYMRVAERLTGSPDVPQEDLNIGLGLWAKLGKRLRAA
- a CDS encoding bifunctional 5,10-methylenetetrahydrofolate dehydrogenase/5,10-methenyltetrahydrofolate cyclohydrolase, with translation MAALVISGKELAQDVLGRLKSEVASLTVALGRKPHLAVVLVGEDPASRVYVKTKTAKALSIGMETTDVVIPGSITNESLQAKLAGLSAERNLDGILLQLPLPNGIDELAALRCIDPSLDVDGLHPLNQGLLLRTRNHGDEKREGFKPCTPLGVMALIDRAREELGLSKSLDGLKATVVGRSVLVGKPVAMMLVDRNCTVSLCHSKTLELDKECRQADILVAAVGRPKMIKSSWIKPHSIVIDVGINRTAEGELVGDVDFIEASEVAQAITPVPGGVGPMTIAMLLANTVESARRKV
- the ald gene encoding alanine dehydrogenase; protein product: MIIGIPKERKPDERRVALIPDGARVLTNLGHRVLLETQAGALSGFSDDDFKAAGAEIVPDLKSVWGQCELLVKVKEPSPDEIGFFRPGLAVFCFLHLAVAPELTKAMVEQKVTGLDYDLVTLDDGRLPILEPMSVIAGKLSIQCGAYALQANCGGRGVLLGGAVGVQPGKIVVVGAGAAGSNAARVALGIGAEVSILDINPQKLQPFAERIPPTKTLFSTPDTLRREIAEADLVIGSVLVPGALAPKLLTREMLTTMKKGSVIVDICIDQGGFAESSRPTTISNPTFVEDDVVHYCVTNMPALVPRTSTIALTNSTLLWIQRIAGLGITGAVRKSPPLRRSLTSYKGNLTNAVIGRDLNMKFLTEHEVNELLID